The genomic interval CCCTGGACAAAAGTCAGCAGCTCAAAGTAGGAgtggttctgcagcctcttgcAACTAAcaagcttgttttgtttttgtgtaTCAGGACCTTGAAGGAGCGTATTGCATCACTGATATCCATGATGCTCTGGCACTGTCTGATATTGGGGATGAGAGGAAGATGTTCCTGATTGGTACCCACGTGGCAGAAGATGGCTCTGAGATCTCCTCCAGCATGAAGGATGCCAAGGAGCTCATAGCGCAGCTGGTTTTGGAATCACAGTGACAGCACTTTTCCTGCAACTTGACACTGCTAGTTGAGGGAGCAGAGGTGTTAGTGTAAGGTCAGTTTGCTCTGTGACAACAGGTATCTTTTCCTTTTGGGTGTGGAATTCCTCTGAAAATGATGTGTAGCTAGTAAGAAAATTTAATTTGTAGTGGTTTGAAAGTACACTTGAAAAGTAGTCTATTTTTTAGTGTATTTGTAGGGGGAAGTTAGTATCTTGGACAGCAGAGTTAAGGGCATGTATAGCTTAGATGGATGATGATAGCTTCTTGTCAGGTGAAAATTAAGCATTGACTAGTGAACACAGCTGTGTCCAGTGCATTTAACGTGGCTTGATGTCTCAGGATTAAATGGAGATATGTTCATTTCAGGAATTTTACAGAACTCTCCTAACTGCTGTTCTTTTGAAAATGAGACCTCATTTCTTGCCGATGTCAGAAATCTGAAGTGCTGCCTGTGACTACTGTTTTTGACAGTGGcaatttttgttgttgctgtatCAAGGCAGCTTTTGAGAGAGTGGCAAACTAATCTCTGGAAATTGTGTTAGTTACTGCTGCTTTAGtgggtaagaacaagaaaaTGAAAGCGGTGAGACATTATTTGTCTACagggaaaaaccaaaacagtgcaACTTAAGCTAGTGGCTGAAAGTATTTAAGTTAAACCAAGAACCAAAGAAGGGAGACTCCTCCATCAAGCTCAGCAGCTTATGTGGGTTTATTCCAGGTTGTCCTCCAGAAAGCAATCTTGCATGTGATAAACCTGCTGTTTTTAAAGAGATGTCTGTTagcacagcagcaggtgggGAAGATGAGTTGCTGACGAGCATCACCCTCCCGGTGTCCTAATTACGCTCCAAGAATGTGATCCATTAGCAGCGATGTGAAGGGGCTGCTTTGTGCCCGCAGTCACTGTGTGCAGGTGTTGTCCCTCGGAAGAGACGCATAAAGCAGACGCTGTTAACCTCCCCGCGGTCCGAGCCTCATTTACTCGCTCCGGGCAGCGGCCTGTGAGCGCCTATCTCGCCCCTGCAGAGGCCAGCGCCCCGCTGCCCGGGCTCCGATAGGAGCGGTCTGGCGGGGAGCGTTGCCGTGACGACGGGAGCTCGTGCCgtggcggcgggcggcggcgcgcCCGTGTGTGTGCAGGGGGTGGCGGAGGCGTTGCCACGGAGGCGTTGCCCTGGCACCGCGGGGCCGAGCGGTGCCCTGAGATGGCGCCTGGCCTCCCCGTAGTGCCGGTGCTGCCATATGCCTGGCTTGCCTGCCCCGCTCCCCTTTAAAAGCCAGTGGGCTGCTTTGTTCGGCCACAGAGGCCCAGTTTCGTACGGCCGCCGTTGCTCCGCGGTCCTCAGAACGTCTCCTTGAAGTTGCTGAAGGCAATGGCAACGGGGAGCGGCAGGTGCTTGTCCCGCAGGTCCTCGTCCGAGGAGAATGCTGATGAGGGGGCGAGCTGCTGCGTACCTGCGagtgcactgctgtgctgctgcctcggGAAGCTCAGTACAAGTGACTGCCCATCAGTTATATCCCTGAGTGATACACAAGGTTCATCTGATTTGTGCTCAAttcacactgcagagcaggcGGCCCAGGCTGCAAGTGTTACCAAGCCGCTTCCCTTCCGAGTGCCTTGTTGCTTGTCTGCACACTCACACGACAGGTAAGAAACCCTCCCGGTCCTTGCGTCCTGGCTGGGTGTTGGAAGCCATGCCTCACATCTCTGTAGGAGGGCTTGATCAGGGAGCAAGATCACAGAGCAGCAAGTTGATGTATTAAGTAGCATTGTGATAAACAGAGAAAATGATGCCTGGGTTTGCTCTTTATTCCTGCTTCTCTTGACAAATAACATCTAGCTGTCCTGTTCCTTCACAACAGAGCCCTTTTCAAGAAGTTGATCTCAAAGAGAGTTGACCCCCACTTAAGCAATGAgtctgtgagctcaggcagcacaggagaggtgtttctGTGAGGTGTTCTGTATCTGTCCAGCTGCAACAAGGCCTCTCTCCTGGGAAGCACGAATGGGACCAAATACAAAGATTCTCCAGGGCTGTGCCTTTGTCAATGAAGTGGCTTAACTCcaacctgcagagctgctgcagcccccccctgtgtggggctggctgcctgTAACTTTTGCGATGGATAAAGGAGTAGAAAGTCATCTTTTGTAATtggagaaaaccaaacaacttaATGATTGTCAAGGAGGACTTGGTTTGGACATAATCTGACTCCTTGGCTGGATCATGATGCAAGCTTTGCACAGCAGCATCCAAGCCAGTGGTGTGGGGCTGTAGGGCCATGTGTACTTTATACTAGAGTTGGCTGTGACTATGTGGTGGATCCACAGAGGAAAAGCAGTGAGCCTGCCTGTGGGGAGAGGGTGCCATCTCCTTGCGTCTTCACAAGGAGATGCCTCTGAGAAACTGCTTTAGAATGAACAGCTGAAACTGGTTTTGGCTCCCAAAATGATGGTTGCTTTCCAGATCATGTCCCACCTTGAAGTGGCGGCAGGAGGCCAGTGTCTCACAGGCAGTTCCCTCAGTGAGAGCTGTGTGTTTCCAGTGTTGTGACCAATGGTTAGGAACTATGGGGAGATAAACCAGCAGTCATCTTACAGAGAGTGTTTGGTGAGGATGCTCTAAGAGCAACCTGCCATTGCAAAGGTCATTGTGGTGCTGAGCTCGCTGGCAAGCTTTTGATGAAGCTCGGCATGTCACTAGATGTATCAGCTCCATTAGAGAAACCACGGGTGTGTCTCCAAAGCAGACTGTTTTCTGTCAGCAAATATCTCCTTGGTGTCCCTGCTCCCCTCTAGGGCGGTGTTGCCTTACTGCTGTGTGATACTTAGCAGAGAAGCAATGCCCCAAGCACTCACCTTCTGTGCCTTTCCACCATCAGCTGCTTCCACAGCTGCCCACATGGTATGGTGGTTTCCCATCCGTGAAGAACACAGCAGTCCCAGTGTGTGGTATGGGCTTGGTCTGTGACACCAGGGAGTTCTGCAACACATTTGTGGCACTGTCATCATCTTGTTCTCTTCTTTGTACTCAGGCTCACAAAGCACAAGCGCTTCCCACCCACTAGGATTTGAGGGCTGGGACATTTGAGCAGCAAGAGCAAACAGCAGTATCTGATCTTCCTGAAAGGTTTTAGTCTGGTGAATAGTCAGTAAATAAATGTTCAGTGCTTCTACTAGGGCACAGACCAGGTATATTCCTGTGTCTTTATAGCATCTAAGACCTCTGTACTAAACAGACAAATAAAATGATAAAACATGTCCTCACCTGTGATCCTAAAGCCATGTGGGAGTAATACTGTCTCCATGGTGCCTTTTTAGGAAACCACAAGGATGTTAATAACAAGTATTTCTATTCATTTGGTCTCCTGTAGGCTGGGAGATCATCTATCTCCTGAGGTTGCATGGCATGTTATTAACTAGAAAAGTAccttcccctgctccctccctgccttgtCCCAAAGGGACCCTGCAGTGTGGGCAGAATTGCAAATCCAGGTCTCTGCAATCCAAGAGATAGCACAAAAATTCGTGGGCTGTTGAATTCACCAGATTAAATGGATGGAAAGTTACTTGGAGAGAGAGATCCCTTAAACGTGCTCACAAGGGATGCCTCACAAAAGAATGGGCGTTCAAGAGTGCATTATGGCTGAAGGCCAGCAGTAGCTTGTTTATGCTTTGTTAGTTTAACTGTATCTTTAGTGACATATTTATACTTTTGTGCAGTTTTGACAGGATTAAAAAACCTGAAAAACCCAGGACAGCAGCTTGTGCAAGTGATCCCAGGTAAGATGTCCAGACAGTCCTTGCTGAAGGTGCAGGCCCTTTGCCTTGTTTTGCTGCCACTTTCCTCTCAAGAGCAGAAGTGGTGTGTGAAGGGCTCTCTTCAAATTGCATTTTCATACTTTCAATCCAAAGACTAGGCTTGACCCAAGTCTTGCTTTAGCTGCCCCATAGAGGTGATGTGGGACAGGATGGTGCTGTGGTGCAGGGAGACTGGACCTTACTGGAGCTACAGGCTGCTTTATCCTGTAGGACACAGTCCAGCTTTAGCAGCATAGtttctgtctgcattgcagGGTCAAGCCATGGCTTGACAAGGCCGGACAGCAGTCTCTTGAGAATGTTGTTTCTCTGCTATCTGGAAGGGTGTCACTGTACTTGAATGAGGCTTTACAGGCCCATCATCCTGCTGTTCTGTGTCCTGGCACCCTCTCCCACCACAGCTTCTCTCTCAGTGGAGGTTAGGCAACTTCAAATTTGCTCTAGACACAGAAAAGTAATCACTAACATGCTGAAAAACCTCACCCACTTTTCATGGCACACCCTGACCATAACATTATTATATTTATCTTTTTGCCATACCTGTGGTATAGTGAGGTAGTAGTGGTGAGGCAAGAAAAGTGTAATCACGAAACTCCCCCAGGGGGTtcagaaatgtaatgaaatgaTCCTTTCTGCACACCCACTGGTAACTAATACCAAATTCATCACTTGCAGTCTCGTCTCTTGTGGAATTGACAACAACCACCTGGACAGAGTTAGGAAATTCAGTGCCAGAGATGGTGAGGGATCAGGGTTGTCAACAGCACTTTATAACTGTGGCGAGCCATAGGGACTCTGTCCCACATTCtaggcagaggaggctcaaaCCCAGCAAGCACATTTCATACATGTGCATGTTTCTAAAATTTCACACCCTTGCTGTTCTTGCTAGGCTCGTGTGGGGCAACCAAGAGACCATCTGGCCCCTCTCACGAGGTGCTGTGACAGCTCGACTACTCCCAAGAACAGCGGCACTGGCCAAGCCCAAGAAAGATTTTAGCAAGTACCAGCGCAGGTCAGTGATGTAGTAGCACGTCCTGGGGAAGGAGGTAGCTCTGAGGGTGCTCTCTAACCAGATGCACTGGCTCCCTGGGGAAGGGGATATGTTGTCTCCTTTTCTGCCAGTGCTGCCCCACAGGGAGCTCCAGGACACTGAGACCAACCAGGCTGTGTAGGTGCTTGGAGCAGGGGCTGTCTGTAGCAAAGAAGAAAGTGCTATGAGACCACAGTTACCTTCAGTGCTTGGAGAGCGCTGCCCTTATATTTGGTGCCCTTACATTTTCTCATACCCATTTCCTGGCTGTGGAAGGGGCTTCTGCAGCATATGATGGTTGCTGTTCTGATTAGAGCTCTGGGTTTAGATCAGCTGTTAGAGGAATCAGCTTTGATCTCAGTCTGTAAGTACGTGTTCCTCTGATGTAACAAAAAgcacacaaacccaaacaaaagcaaCTAACAGCTTTgtctgggaatcacagaatcatagtatggtttaggttggaagggacctcaaaggtcatcctgttCCAACATCCCACCacaagcaggggcacctcccagtagaacaggtcactcaaggcctca from Pogoniulus pusillus isolate bPogPus1 chromosome 9, bPogPus1.pri, whole genome shotgun sequence carries:
- the ARL9 gene encoding ADP-ribosylation factor-like protein 9 isoform X2; the encoded protein is MYLPKVMLLVYVVDSADHARLPMAKQLLHQLIQSNSTLPVVVLANKQDLEGAYCITDIHDALALSDIGDERKMFLIGTHVAEDGSEISSSMKDAKELIAQLVLESQ